A stretch of the Fusarium musae strain F31 chromosome 2, whole genome shotgun sequence genome encodes the following:
- a CDS encoding hypothetical protein (EggNog:ENOG41~BUSCO:EOG09264P4J), with protein sequence MDLRSVLNTSDGGDRAPAKPAPKPQPPPQLHQQQQQPHPQQIQRPSQSPAQAPAPPPYYREYGRHPPPQPSPGKPMPQEYPPHAGHPHHAQSRPPSHPHPSPHQPPPGAYPPQSPYQAPGPYPGRPAPPPLQPTGSFHDPRSPSVQTPGQSPYRTSTTPSAVAAAAGYPFPPTQSPGEMASPVQRHQYSPTQYATRESFSQVPQGVPPGHAPGHYPPTQQQHPQGAIPQTQQYLNQRPPSASHSAHSTPTPTSAQPHHPYSSFVQGSPVTASRPPPAEHNRQPSQPPTPVGPPLSAGSRQASVTGGFAQPSSPYQQRLSYTGAPIPQAQAQVQAQVQSSPPPPLHAKRISSSYGSPAPDVHRRSQSHSERAPSPSVSPKSRVPSIQSNHDPLAASAAADAKVKLAQSAPIPQPAQPMAIDTERAATPAKRKLEDRDSPRQEPDEKRMRPSEINGGAAVKRESESASSSVPAAGAIKKRRRYSQPPIWAQDARKMNGMPTNANFVLQKRAHSNLNGKKENARPSRHASPETNRGNPPHVPAAEPGPAEILGPWEPSLTGLKPFEDVSRQVADFLFLNVINTPDMREISSRGIQFEIEAKLGTLIDRDTNQRVDRGIASECILMDNSRVAFKSSMTEGSHKKMNDYLNELVKITHPMNPAGSQRVPIVALHRRERDRFFEIPPDLQARIPGCVQSRLGLRRAVRVRVTYNQKDNKVIAKIIKARVADLDIHFPILPMDCRISINLEMNWDGSVEELEQLPNRDRGENPERNKDRLSYTHGPYQVDLTQVIQDRHGVKEKEHELEIELDSKLLIDQGSKAASSRPHRYQELVEGFVDNIRLLTRNVAH encoded by the exons ATGGATCTCCGCTCAGTTCTTAATACATCTGACGGCGGCGATCGCGCTCCGGCCAAACCTGCGCCGAAACCGCAACCGCCGCCGCAGctacatcaacagcagcagcaacctcacCCCCAGCAGATACAGCGACCATCGCAGAGTCCGGCCCAAGCACCCGCTCCTCCTCCGTACTATCGCGAGTACGGCCGCCATCCACCGCCGCAACCCTCACCAGGCAAACCGATGCCACAAGAATATCCTCCGCATGCTGGCCATCCCCATCACGCTCAGTCACGACCACCGTCGCATCCTCACCCATCTCCCCATCAACCACCGCCTGGTGCGTATCCACCACAATCTCCGTACCAGGCACCCGGGCCATATCCAGGACGTCCTGCACCCCCTCCGCTACAGCCAACAGGCTCTTTTCACGATCCACGGTCCCCAAGTGTCCAGACTCCAGGTCAATCCCCTTATCGAACATCAACGACTCCGTCGGCCGTAGCGGCTGCCGCAGGTTATCCTTTTCCACCAACTCAGTCCCCGGGGGAGATggccagtccagtccagcgACACCAATATTCACCTACTCAATACGCAACTCGGGAAAGCTTCTCTCAGGTCCCACAAGGCGTGCCACCAGGCCATGCACCTGGTCATTATCCTCCGACTCAGCAACAACACCCACAAGGCGCTATCCCACAGACGCAGCAATATCTGAATCAGCGTCCTCCCTCAGCTAGTCATTCTGCTCACTCTACTCCGACTCCAACATCCGCTCAACCACATCATCCTTACAGTTCTTTTGTTCAAGGTAGTCCTGTCACAGCTTCGCGCCCACCGCCTGCCGAACACAATCGCCAACCTTCACAACCACCCACTCCTGTCGGTCCTCCTCTGTCTGCCGGATCTCGACAAGCATCTGTTACAGGTGGTTTTGCACAGCCTTCGAGTCCTTACCAACAAAGACTTTCCTACACTGGGGCCCCCATACCGcaagcacaggcacaggtaCAAGCACAAGTACAGAGCTCACCTCCGCCTCCGCTTCACGCGAAGCGCATATCTAGTAGCTACGGTTCGCCTGCCCCCGACGTACACCGACGATCCCAATCGCACAGTGAGCGAGCTCCAAGCCCATCCGTTAGTCCCAAATCTCGAGTCCCGTCGATTCAAAGTAACCACGATCCACTTGCTGCATCAGCGGCAGCAGACGCCAAAGTCAAACTAGCTCAATCGGCTCCCATACCCCAACCAGCCCAGCCAATGGCCATTGACACAGAACGCGCTGCAACTCCTGCCAAGCGCAAGCTTGAGGATCGCGACAGTCCCAGACAAGAACCAGATGAGAAACGAATGAGGCCCAGCGAGATTAACGGCGGCGCTGCTGTGAAGCGCGAATCTGAGTCGGCTTCTTCCAGTGTACCAGCAGCTGGGGCAATCAAAAAGCGAAGACGCTACTCACAACCGCCTATCTGGGCACAAGATGCTCGAAAAATGAACGGCATGCCTACGAATGCGAACTTTGTGCTACAAAAGAGAGCCCATTCAAATCTTAATGGAAAGAAGGAGAACGCCCGCCCCAGTCGCCATGCCTCGCCAGAGACGAACCGGGGCAACCCTCCTCACGTTCCCGCCGCTGAACCAGGTCCCGCAGAGATCCTCGGACCTTGGGAACCGAGTCTTACTGGCCTCAAACCTTTTGAGGACGTATCAAGACAAGTGGCTgatttcctcttcctcaatgTTATCAACACCCCAGATATGAGGGAAATCAGTAGTCGCGGGATCCAGTTTGAAATTGAAGCGAAATTGGGCACTCTCATCGACAGAGATACCAATCAACGAGTTGATCGAGGTATTGCGTCTGAATGCATCTTGATGGACAACAGTCGTGTAGCTTTTAAGAGTAGCATGACGGAA GGCTCACacaagaagatgaacgaCTACCTAAACGAACTGGTCAAAATCACACATCCCATGAATCCAGCAGGCAGCCAACGTGTACCCATCGTTGCTCTGCAccggagagagagagaccgGTTTTTCGAGATTCCGCCAGATCTACAAGCAAGAATACCTGGATGTGTCCAAAGCCGACTGGGATTGCGAAGAGCAGTCCGCGTGCGAGTCACATACAACCAAAAGGACAACAAGGTtattgccaagatcatcaaggcgcGTGTAGCTGACCTAGATATCCACTTCCCGATTTTACCAATGGATTGTCGAATCAGTATCAACCTCGAAATGAACTGGGATGGCTCGGTGGAAGAACTGGAGCAGCTTCCAAATCGTGATCGTGGGGAAAACCCTGAGCGAAACAAGGACAGACTCAGTTACACACACGGGCCCTACCAGGTTGACCTCACGCAGGTCATACAAGATCGCCATGGA GTAAAAGAGAAGGAGCATGAACTTGAGATTGAACTCGACTCGAAGCTTCTAATCGACCAAGGGAGCAAGGCAGCGAGCTCAAGACCTCACCGCTATCAAGAACTTGTGGAAGGATTTGTGGACAACATACGACTTCTTACACGTAACGTGGCACACTGA